CCCTGGACCTCCTGCAACACAAGGCCTGTGTTCCAGGCACTTGGAGCCATCTCCTGACTCCTACTTGAAACGAAAACATTCCCTAGTCTGTCTGGGAATGGTCCAACTTTTCGTGTTCGTCTTTAGATGCCACatgtagtggtgctcagggatcagtcttggcgAGACTGAGGATCATATTGGGTACTAGAGAtctaacctgagtcagccatatgcaaagcaagcaccttgcctgcttTACTCTTTCCAGCTCCCATTGCTAGGACTTGCTGTTAGGATAGGTCATGGTGCTCCACTGTTCTGCAGGGAGGGTGCTGGCAAGGATCAGGGTCCCACCTCTGGGAGAGGCTTTTCCATGTCGCTCACTAAAGCACCAACTACTCTCTTCCTCACTGGTTCTGAAGTGCAGCCAGGAACCCAGACAGGCTTCACACTCATGAGTGGGACTGTCTCTACTTTCCTAAAAAGCTGTGGTTACCGCTGACTTAACTGACCAGCCTGTGTCGCTTCCTTCCAGAGCAGCGTCCCTTGCAGCTGAACACCCCCCGCATCACTCTCACCCGTGCTTCCCGGGACAGTGTCATCAGCCTGAGCGCTGTCCCCAGTGAAGAGCAGAAGCCCATCCATGAGTATGCAGACTGGGGCCCCTACTTCCGACACAGGAGCCCCAGCACCATTGCTGCCTTTGGTTCTCCTTCATTGAAATAAGGCAGTGCCCAGGACAGGTGCCCTGAGGGATAGTGTGCATCACCCAGCATGCAGAGCTGGCAGAGGGCAGGAGTGACCTGGATCAGAGGCAAAGGATGCCATCCACTGTGGAAGTAGCCAGCTATGGCTGGAGAGGGATAACAGGCAGTTGACTTCTTGAAAAACTTGGAGACTGAGTGCCACAGCTGGAAAGTGAGTGGTCCCAGACAGCTGTCATCTGAGCTGGCTGGCATGTGAAAGGACTGGAAGGAGTGACCAGGTGGCTTGATCCTTACAATATGGGCCTGGAGCTGTCTGGGGAAGGGAGTGAACCATGGGCTAGTCCCTCAGGGGCTCCCCATTTACTGGCACCTGGCATCAAACCCACCATTCCAGTTTGGCTGTGGCACCTGGGTTGGTTTCTTCAGCTCCAAGGAGGCACCATTTAAGCATTAAACAGAACAAACTGACTTGAGATCAACTACTTccacttattttcttttggtttttgggtcacacccagcggcgctcgggttattcctggctctgcacttagaaatcactcctggcaggctcgggaccttatgtgatgctgggaatcaaacccaggtccatcctgggttggccagttttcaaggcaaacgccctaccgctgtgctatctttctggcccctatttccattttttaaaaataaatatatttgggtcatatccagtagtgctcagggcttactgctggctctgcactcagaaatcattctaggAACCATAAGGGGGTGTCAGGATGCAAGCTGGATTAGCCTCGTTCTTGGCAAGCACCTATCCACTGTATTGTCACCCtgtcttgtaattttttttgtttttggaccacacccggtgacgctcaggagatcaaacccgggtccgtcttgggtcagctgtgtgcaaggcgaatacctgactgctgcgctattgcactggcccctgtaatttacttttttgtttgttttttgggccacacttggtgatgctcaggggttactcctggctatgcgctcagaaatcactcctggcttggggaaccatatgggatactaggggatGGAACCGAGATCCGTCCTAGGCCAGCAAAGGCAAGGCCTTACCGAAtacgccaccattccagcccctgtaatttacttttggttttaaaaaaaatcgtATTGACCGTTTGCTGAGGTCTACTTGAATCTTCTGCTTACTGTCCCCTGAATGACATTGTGCAGAAATATGAAGCCCTGTGGGTTGGACCCCTGTGAAATTAGCATAATGTCACATTCTTGTACttgatctggcacaggcctctACCCAGCCCTTAGTATCTCCCTCTGAAAATCACCCTGGATAgcagccagagtggtggctctagaggtaaggcgtctgccttgcaagcgctagcctaggacagactgtggttcaatcccctagcgtatggtcccccaaagccaagagcgatttcagcgtgtatagctaggagtaacccctgagtgtcaccgagtatggcccaaaaaacaaaaataaataaaatgaaaatcaccCTAGCTAATTTCACCAAAGGAACTCAAGAGGGAAAGAATTAATGGAACTAACGGAGCGTGGACAGTTTAGAATTCGGGGTTaacaaagagtggagagtacaATTAGAGAAAGGTCTATAAAATGTACATGCAgagcaccccttcattaacagtagtacaaatcacagtgtctaaaaggaagaaagtaaaatgcctgctccagaagCAGGTTGGGGAGGGTGGGCATCAGGGCATCAGAGAAGAGGGCGTCAGGGCGGGGGAGAGGGAAACTTGACATTGTGGatggaaatgcacactggtaaaGGTTGTACATttatgattgtaactcaatcatgaacaactttatatgtgGAAAATACCTAAACAACTTCGTAACCATGtcgtttaaattaaaaataaataataataaaaaaaagaattctggacAAAggggagtgataggacagcgagtgggcgtttgccttgcatgtgaccaacccaggtttgatccccggtatcccatatagtctcctgagcctgccaggagaaatttctgagtgctgagccaaaaGCACTGCCGGGGGATATTTCGGGTCATACCCAGGGCGCCAGCCGTTGACGCTGCAGGGTCCATGTGGGCCAGGCGAGACCCTGCAttcactgcatgcaaaacatgagctCAAACAGCCCCAAGACTCATCACCAGAGGGATGagcttttttttaataaccaGTCCCTTCCCGAATGTTAATGCGGCCCACTAGCCCGGCCGGCCCGTAGGAATCCGGCGTCGCAGGAGCCCAAGAAAACCACAGCGCCAGGCCGGGCAGCCACCCAGAGGCAGAGCTCGAAAGTCGCGAGGCCCCGGGTTCCCCGGGAGACACCGACCTATAAACCAGACCCCAGCGTCACGAGTCTGGCCTGAGCTAGAGGAGCTGGGCCAGCTgcaggactttcttttttttttttttggtttttgggccacaccctgtgacgctcaggggttactcctggctatgcgctcagaagttgctcctggcttcttgggggaccatatgggacgccgggggatcgaaccgcggtccatcctaggctagcgcaggcaaggcaggcaccttacctccagcgccaccgcccgcccccagCTGCAGGACTTTCGGCGGCGTCCTTGACAACCGTTGCCAGGCAGGCGGCCGGAAGTGAGCTGCGCACTTGCGCGAAGCCACAGGCTCGGCGACGTCCTTGACAACCGTTGCCAGGGA
This window of the Suncus etruscus isolate mSunEtr1 chromosome 14, mSunEtr1.pri.cur, whole genome shotgun sequence genome carries:
- the SPATA33 gene encoding spermatogenesis-associated protein 33; its protein translation is MGLGKSKLKPRQHKGLINFGRKRATKGNAAASPGGTVEQRPLQLNTPRITLTRASRDSVISLSAVPSEEQKPIHEYADWGPYFRHRSPSTIAAFGSPSLK